Proteins from a single region of Octopus bimaculoides isolate UCB-OBI-ISO-001 chromosome 11, ASM119413v2, whole genome shotgun sequence:
- the LOC128249112 gene encoding uncharacterized protein K02A2.6-like produces the protein MSKTLTSAQRNYSQIQKEALATIFGLQKFYQYLYGRKFVLMTDHKPLTSLFSPRKGTSLLAANRLAWWALWLNQFHYTIEYRKSADHGNADALSRLPFSDDNDFDRKENGEDIDIVCAIKALSIQVQPVDANVLRQESGKDPVISTVMHYVREGWLPKNMEINDEVNKFRKLSNSLSICHGCLIHGSRVVITHSLQPKILNLLYLGHFGMECMKQLARTSVYWPGIDAAIEIASRRCDSCNEHQRQPSKPPVHPWMLPEKPWSRLHLDHAINFMGRDWLVITDVYSKYPCIHPTSSTSSKGTLNLLEEDFVHLGFPHTLVTDNAPTFTSEEFQSWCKERGITHLTGAPYHPATNGAAERLVQTFKQALRKSSLPPKSS, from the coding sequence ATGTCCAAGACTCTCACTTCTGCACAGCGTAACTACAGCCAAATTCAAAAGGAAGCCCTGGCTACCATATTTGGCTTGCAGAAGTTTTACCAGTATTTGTACGGTCGTAAATTCGTACTCATGACTGACCACAAGCCACTGACATCACTGTTCAGTCCAAGGAAAGGGACGTCACTTCTCGCTGCTAACAGACTAGCATGGTGGGCCCTGTGGCTGAACCAGTTTCACTACACTATTGAATATCGGAAATCAGCAGATCATGGCAATGCAGATGCCCTCAGTCGCTTGCCATTCAGTGATGACAATgactttgacagaaaggaaaatgGTGAGGACATAGACATTGTGTGTGCCATCAAAGCACTCAGTATTCAAGTCCAACCTGTGGATGCTAACGTCCTCCGTCAAGAGTCAGGGAAAGATCCAGTGATATCTACAGTGATGCACTACGTCCGTGAAGGCTGGCTACCAAAGAACATGGAGATCAATGACGAAGTCAACAAATTCCGGAAGTTATCAAACTCACTCAGTATCTGCCATGGATGCCTTATACATGGATCTAGAGTTGTGATTACACATAGCTTGCAGCCAAAGATCCTCAATCTTCTGTATCTTGGACACTTTGGCATGGAATGCATGAAACAACTAGCAAGAACTTCTGTTTATTGGCCTGGTATCGATGCTGCTATAGAGATAGCCAGTCGACGATGTGATTCGTGTAATGAACATCAAAGGCAGCCATCTAAGCCTCCAGTTCACCCATGGATGTTACCAGAAAAGCCGTGGAGCCGCTTACACCTAGACCACGCAATAAATTTTATGGGTAGAGATTGGCTGGTGATCACAGATGTTTATTCCAAGTACCCATGCATTCATCCTACTTCCTCCACGTCCTCCAAAGGAACTTTAAATCTGCTTGAGGAAGACTTTGTGCACTTGGGATTTCCTCACACACTGGTCACCGATAACGCACCAACTTTTACGTCTGAGGAGTTCCAGAGCTGGTGCAAAGAACGTGGGATCACACACCTGACAGGGGCACCTTACCACCCAGCTACCAACGGAGCAGCGGAACGTTTGGTGCAGACCTTCAAACAAGCTCTGAGGAAGTCTTCTCTTCCGCCGAAGAGTTCTTGA
- the LOC128249113 gene encoding uncharacterized protein K02A2.6-like, with translation MELDTATTGNFVSLSVWKQLGKPKLQDVKHRYESASKHDLPVLGTFVGQTKDPTTDKQNLIPYIVTKISDLNLLGRNAIQTLGISVDTALGLKSIDSQAKREGAEVIYPKTSSEPYVSLQQDCHKMCDEFPDLFKQELGCLKNFELEVKFKSDATPVFHKACPVPLALRDDLAKGYEEGIAKGIWKPVQFNEYGTPVVPIRKAYASSNLKPKLRICGDYSVGINDQLADHRHPMPLPVELMQKLGGGFGYTKIDLADAYNQIKLAPESQRRLALSTHRGVPLQQRLPFGIKSVPGYFQIMENLTHDLPGVAVFQDDMLVSGNDTNSHLSNLKCLLTRLSDNGLRCRREKCQFALPSVEYLGHILSAEGITGRTTQA, from the coding sequence ATGGAATTGGACACTGCCACTACAGGCAATTTTGTTTCCTTGTCAGTCTGGAAACAACTAGGAAAACCAAAGCTGCAAGATGTCAAGCATCGCTATGAATCTGCCAGCAAGCACGACCTGCCTGTTCTTGGAACTTTCGTGGGCCAAACCAAGGATCCAACAACCGACAAGCAGAATCTAATACCATACATCGTCACCAAGATCTCTGATCTTAATTTGCTGGGACGAAATGCTATCCAGACTCTGGGAATTTCCGTGGACACTGCTCTGGGTTTGAAAAGCATAGACAGCCAAGCCAAGAGGGAAGGTGCAGAAGTGATATATCCAAAGACCTCAAGTGAGCCCTATGTTTCCCTGCAACAAGATTGTCACAAGATGTGTGATGAATTCCCAGATCTTTTCAAGCAAGAATTGGGATGTCTCAAGAACTTTGAACTGGAAGTGAAATTCAAATCGGACGCAACACCAGTCTTTCACAAGGCATGTCCGGTCCCGCTTGCTCTTCGTGATGACCTGGCCAAAGGTTACGAAGAAGGCATCGCCAAGGGAATCTGGAAGCCAGTCCAGTTCAACGAATACGGAACGCCAGTGGTACCGATTCGTAAAGCATACGCTTCAAGCAACCTGAAGCCCAAACTACGAATTTGTGGTGACTACTCTGTGGGAATTAATGACCAACTTGCAGATCACCGTCATCCAATGCCACTGCCTGTTGAACTGATGCAGAAACTTGGAGGTGGATTCGGATATACAAAGATTGACCTTGCTGATGCCTATAATCAGATCAAGCTGGCTCCGGAAAGTCAACGCAGACTCGCACTCAGCACTCACCGTGGAGTACCCCTGCAGCAACGACTCCCTTTCGGAATCAAGTCAGTACCTGGTTACTTTCAGATCATGGAAAACCTGACCCATGATCTACCTGGAGTGGCCGTCTTCCAGGACGACATGCTCGTCAGTGGGAACGATACAAACAGTCACCTAAGTAACCTAAAGTGTCTGCTCACACGTCTAAGCGACAATGGACTCAGATGTCGCCGTGAAAAGTGCCAGTTTGCACTACCCAGTGTAGAATACCTTGGACACATTTTGTCGGCTGAAGGGATCACAGGTCGAACGACTCAAGCTTGA